The Prinia subflava isolate CZ2003 ecotype Zambia chromosome 6, Cam_Psub_1.2, whole genome shotgun sequence genome contains the following window.
ACCAGGGGGGGACACAGGAGGTTTTCCTCACTGGGGACTCCTGGAAGCCTCCAGCACAGGATTAAGGCTGCTTTCCACAGGCAGCTTTAGTGAGCTTGTGGTTTGGTGCTTtattttctcactgaaggtTGGCAAAGTGTCCTCCTTTATTTCTGGCTCTGACAGGGGTTGCTTGTTCTCTGCAGGACTCTCTAGCTGAAGTTGAGGAGAAATACAAGAAGGCTATGGTGTCAAATGCTCAGCTGGACAATGAGAAAACCAACTTCATGTACCAAGTGGACACCCTGAAGGATGCGCTcttggagctggaggagcagctggcagaaTCCAGGAGGCAGTATGAAGAGAAAAGTAAAGTATGTAAATAGCTCTGGCATGGGAAATAACAGGGAGAGATTTGGAGAGGGGTAGAGATCTTTGGGAGGAGGCAGCTAAATTATTACTCAAGATTTCAACCAAGTAGCTGGTTTAATGAATATGAAGTGGAATACCAATTTGTTGTGTACTTGTGATCATAGAAATGAGAATTTTCCCTAAGCCATTTCTGAAGAAGGGGAGAAATGTTGTAGCTGGTAAAGGCTACATTGATACTATCACATCACATCTCCTTTTCTATTCCATCTCTAAAGTAAATTCATGTGGTTTGTCCATAGGGACTTCTGGAGCACTTTTACACACAAAGATGTCTCCAGGCAGCCTGTGGGAGAATTGTGCTGTTCAGACAATTCAAGCAGCTCCACGGTTAAATGTTGAATTAAGTTTTACATTCATTTAGGAGCTGACAGTGATTTGGtgttaaataataaaactgGGGCTTATGTTTTCAAAACTGCCTTCTTGTAGCTTGGGGCATTTGACTACACCCCACTTCAAAACACAGTTCCTGAAAGATACAgtgtggtttttcctttttacataAAGTCCAGCTGAGTTTCAGTTCATGGCCATGTGGGAAGAGTGGGTTAAATTCCCATCGATTCATCTGTGCAGTCTGAAGGACTGGAGTGTAAAAGCTCTTCAACCTGCTGCTCAGCTTATGAGATGGGCTAAATGATGTCTGTCATGTCAGTGTTTAGTGCAATAATAGCATCTTGGAAAAAGGACAAACTCGATAAAAATTGCACTCTTGTGGGATTGTGATTAGAGGGATATTCAAGAATTACATTGCAGTaagcattttctttgtgtttgggcttattttcctctttttgatGGGGTGCTATTTTTGATTAATAATAATCTTGTGAATATTCCATTATTCACAGGAATTTGAGAGGGAGAAGCACGCTCATAGCATATTGCAGTTTCAGTTCATGGAAATCAAAGAGGCTTtgaagcagagagaagaaatgctTGCAgtaagtaacttttttttttttaatggcttctTTGATTGTACATTCCCAAGTAGCAGTAGAGTGGAGAATATGAGGCATGGAGAATTTTATTCCAAATTCAAGTTACTCACCAGAAGAAATGTTACTGTTTCAGGCCAGACAGGTTCAGAGCTGACTAATGCAAATATTACTTTCCTAAGCATTATCTTATTCTTCCTAAGTATTGCATTTTGGACTGCTGTTTGTGGAGATGCAGAGGAAAATAACAGAACTGTGTAACTTGTTCTAAGTCGTGTTGTGGGTAATAAGATTGTCCTCAGGAGCACAGGTTCAGCTGGGATGTCAGAAACTGTGCATTGTAGATACTCATTTACTTTAGCACCTGGCTTTTTTCATTCTCTGGCCTCACTGCAATCTTGGCCTTCCTTGTTAACCTGTTACCTGCTTTCTGTCTTCTTGTTTTGCTCCTGCCCCTCAGGAAATCCAACAGCTGcaacagaaacagcagagcTATGTCAGGGAAATTTCCGATCTTCAGGAGACAATAGAgtggaaagacaaaaaaataggGGTAGGACTTGTCAGCTCCTGCAATGTGTTCAGAGTGACACTGTCATTCCCCACCTGATCCTGCTTTTGTAAAACCCCATGGATAAAACCCTCCCTCGTGCCTTTGCTTGGTGTGGCTGTCCTATGATGTTGCCAGTGAAGTAGCAAATAGCAAGTGTTGTGTTTGGCCAGTACCTTAAAATCCAAGGAAAACCTAGCAGCTGGTGTGCTTTCAAACCAAGGGTAATTGATTTGCTGTGCTGCACCATTTGCATTTGCCATATGGGGAGAGGAAATGCTATTTATAATGCAATTCCATCAGCACTGAGTTTTCGCTTATTCACATTTAATCTGCGGACTGAGCAGAAACTGGAGTGGGGTAAAGAGGTAGTGCAGCTATTTATAGGCTGTTGGGATGAAAGTCTCCCTTGCTTCTCATCCCTTCCCACCACCTCTTATCACAGCCACATGGAAACCCactctggttttcttttccagttgaACACTGAAAGGcttcctgagcagagcaggagaaagaaaTCTGGCAGCTTGCCCATGTTTGTGATGTCCAACAATTTGTAGCAGCTTCAAACTGAACATTGTCTAATTTTTTTGAGTTGTTCTATTTGTACCTATATAGAAATACTGGGAGGGGAGAGTTCAGTAGCCAAATATGCATTTGCACATGGTGCATCCCAGACTAAGGATGACTTAATGGCAGctttcaaattaattaaaatgtaaaataaaaagtctCCTGAAATCCAACGGGCCTAATTCTGTGCCCTTCCATTACCACATGGGAATGGCATGATGTCTTCAGTGTGCTTGCTAAAGCAATGTGGGCATGGATTAGTTTGTCTAGCAGACAAGAATAAAAAGTGGACCCTCATTTGAGGGACTCCTAATGAAGAATTGGGCTCTGAATGTCTTTGGCAGGAAATCTTGGTTCTTGAAGAAGCTGTGCCTTTCTTGGATTTGAAGTTTCTCTCTCTGCATGCAAACTCAGTCCTGTAATCTGTAAACTTGACCTTTTTCATCTGTGCCTCTTCCATCCCCTGAGTATCTTAAATCTGCTCATTTTTGTCTACATTTGCTTTTCACGGCCTTTACTTGtctcccttcctttcttcaCATCTCCTCGCCCTCTGTCTGTGTTGGGAACTCAGGCACTAGAGAGGCAGAAAGATTTCTTTGATTCCATAAGGAGTGAGCGGGATGACCTTAGAGACGAAGTGGTTGTGCTGAAGGAGCAACTGAAGGTATGCAAgaggaataaaagaaatttatatTCATCTGCTGACCCTTCCCCCCTGTACGTTTGGGCAGAAAAATTAAGTCTAGCTCAGTAGCAATAGCTCAATTTTCATGTTGCCTATAAATTGCCATTTTTCAGGGGTTTTGAATATAAAGTCCTTTCCCCTACTATTGATTGTGAGTTCTTAGTGTAGACTGGAGTATAAAGAAGGTTTTTTGTAGGAGACACTTCTGTGAGGAACATCTTATGCAGCagatttatgttaaaaaaaaccaaaagagcTGGGATCACATGCTTTCTGTCAGAGTGGCTGAACTGAGAACTGCAATATCTGTTCTCCTTCCTGACTCCCAGCCATATTTAATGGAATGATTGAAGCAATTGTTTATTCAGAGTATCTTGGACAAGAGCACTTGACAATCCTTCCCTTTCCGAGCAGCAGGCTCTAAAGCATTGCTTTTGCTTCCCACAGAAACATGGAATAATCCCAGACTCTGATATAGCCACCAACGGGGACACCTCAGACATTCTGGATAACGAAGGACACTTGGATTCTTCCCGACCTGCTCCAGGCACCACTCAGGCATTAAagccaggaggggaggggatgcTAGGTAAGTGCTGTGTGTCctctcagcccctcctgcctgtcTGTCCTTCATTCAGCCACCTTGCTTGGGTGGGGCAGTTGTGAGTGGGACAGTTAACACCACGCAGCATGCTCCTTGTCCAATCTCTCCTGTGCTTTTCCCTGCTTCGTGTTGATTTTGGCTCCCAGTGTGTCGTGCAGGGCAGACTTCACTTCCCCTGCAAGGTGACAAAGGATGGGAATACAAATAGGACATTGCAGATAAGGAGCAGTCATTCACATCGCCGTTTAAACCCTGAATTGCAAAATTGTCCCAGGATAATCCTACTGCTGCTCAGTATTTTTCAGGACACACCTTAaataatcaggggaaaaaaaggcattttggtTTTCTATAAAGAGTTTGTATGTTGGTTCATTGATACCCCTGAGAACTCTGCTtgaacagcagtgctgggctctgccaaaGCACACCAAAGGataaattctttatttctctgctaTTGAACTCTTTAAATTAACACTTCTGTGTCTTCACTCGTTACACTGACACTTAAATTCAAAGGATATAATTGATGTGGACAGCGCTAGGAAGGAGAAATCTGGTTGGCAAAACCCCTTCATGCTTTTATGTGGTGAATGGCCATTAGAGAACTATTGTACTCATGTAAGGAGAGAAAGTGATATTTTTTGGTTTgtcggattttttttttgttctaaatgAACATACTAATAAATAGCTGCAGGCAGCCAATTGTTGAAAGTGCAGGTTCTCTTGCTTTGAGCGTTTGGCTGCTTTTTCATCActcagtttctgaaaacaatgTGAAACACCAAAAACCAAGGTAAgggtgtatttttaaatgtaacatGTTTTCTTACGTCTCCTaaccctgtttttttttttaagaatagaTACAGCATAGACCCAAAAACTAACAACAAACACTATTGTTTTAATGTCTGttgcttttaaatataaatcGAAGGGAAACTGTtacaacaaaaataactttaaaagaACCACAGAAGTCCTCACCCATTTGGGTGGCTGAAATAAGGGGCACAGATTACCTGAGCTTTGATCTGTGTTGAGAGGTCTGAACAGCCAAATCATTTGCTTGCCAATCAGATTTTACATTCAGTGTCCATCACGTGCACTGATGATGCCTGtctgagatttttaaaagcaaaatattactGAATAATCCTTCATGATTCCATTGTAACAGCATCAGACCCCTGCATGGATAGAGGGGCGTCAGGGTTAAAGTTGTAGAGAGAATTGCTGAGGAGAAGCAGTCCTTAGAGGCCCTTCTGCAGGTATTGCTGTTAAATTGCACTGCTTCAACCCGTTGTTCTCCTCTGCCAAAGCTGTCATTCCCACAGCCAAGAGCAGAGAGCTCCTCCTTTACAAAAACACCAGCCAGCACCAGAGACTTCTTGCTTTGAGAGGGTGGTGGTGAGTTTCACTGATCAACCCCCTGGATCCTTACTAATTCAATCGCTGCTTTGCCTCACAAAATTGGCAAAAGCTGATCTTTTATTAACCCGTTCTTCTCGTTCTGTCTGCCGGGTTTTAAGTGGGGAGGTAAGTGCTGTGGTGTGGCCCCCTCAACTTTCTCAATGGTCTTTTAGGCAAAGCCAATGAAGTGGAgatgaaaaatgagattttggaggatgtggggaaaagagaaatcttGCAGAATACTGAGCATGAGGAACACAAAGAGGagtctgaggaggaggaggaagcacaGCCATTGCATGCTGCTGAAAATGCAAAGGCAGAACACATGGTTGAAGAACGGGACGCCCCGCCAACAGTGATGATCCCAGAGAGTAGGTGTGCAGAGCAAGGCCAAAGCCTCACAGCACCTGTGTCAGGGAGCGCTTCCTCcaacagtgacagtgacacagatGGCTTGGGAGAGGTCACAGAGTCCAGGGGCACGGCAGTCCAGCAGCCTGAGAGTACAGAGGCTGAACGGACAAATGAGAACTTGGAGCTGGGCTCTCCACAAGGCCACCAGATTTTTGAGACTCCTCAGGAAATGTTTTGTGACTCAGGTACAGAGCAGGAAGTGGGAGAAGCTGCACCCAACCAGGAAGAACAAGAGGATCTGGTTTTAAGCAGCCATTCCCTGAGTGATAATGAAATGGCTGAAGGCTCTGACAGTACAAGTGAGAGCAGTGAGTTGGTTTCTAACCAGGCAGGGCTACCTGAGGGAGCAGTGGCAGGCTTGCTTAGGGAGGAGGGAAATGTGGAGAGTTCCACTCCAGGGGAAGCCCAGCACTCAGAAGAAAGTGCTGAAAACAAGGCTGCAAATGTCCTGGAGGAAAAGTTTGTTGACTGCACTGATGGAAAAAGTGACAAAACAGCAGATGACAGAGCTGAAGAAGAAGATGAGGCTGGGAACACAGTTCAGGGTCTGCCTAGGGAAACTGAGTCTGTGGGTTtgcaggggacagagccacATGAAAGGGATGTCCCAGCAGAGGCACTTGAAAAGGAAGGTGGAGAACATCAGGCACCCATCCAGCCCGCTTCTTCAGAGGACAGTCCTTCAGCACCCCCAGAGGAACCAAGTACACAGGGTAAAACTGAAGATGAAATGGCTACAGCTGAGAAAGATGGACAGAAGGAAGAATTGATGGAAGAGCTGGAGAAGCGTTCAGGTTCTACTGAAGCAGGCGAGCAAGGTGTGGCATCTGTGGAGACAGGAGGCTGCATTCCCAAGGGAATGGGAagtgagctgcagcaggcacagccaggaacaGAGGCGGAGACAGAGGTGACCACTCAGGAAACCCATTTAGACCCGAGCCTTTTAGGTGATGAAATTAAGAAGTCAGGATTGGAAACAGGGGATGAGGCTGAGGAAGGACAGGAGAGTAGGATGGAATGGGCAGAAGATTTGAATCCAAAGGTAGAGGTTCAAACAAGTCAGTGCAGTGAAGAAATGGCAGGTGGtccagaaggagagaaaaacattCCTTTAGAGGGGGAAGTGCAGAAGGTGGTTAAACAAGCAGAAGGTGAATGTAAAGAGGAGTCAGGTGTAGGTGTTACTGCAGCTACTGAAAACAAAGCCAGTaaagaaacactgaaagaaaatgagcaaGAGGTGGAGCTTGCAGACCACCCTGGTGGGGAATTTGCTTCTGAGGAAGGTGTAAGTAATGCCCTGGCACAGAAGTCTCTGCAGAATGACGACATTAGTGAACAAGTTACACTGGAGGAAGATGTAAATAATTCCCTGGCACAGGAACCTGTGCAGGATGAAAACATTGGTGTACAAGTTAAATTGGAGGAAGGTGTAAATAATTCTGTGGCACAGGAACCTGTGCAGGATGAAAACATTGGTGTACAAGTTAACTTGGAGGAAGGTGTAAATAATTCTGTGGCACAGGAACCTGTGCAGGATGAAAACATTAGTGTACAAGTTAAATTGGAGGAAGGTGTAAATAATTCCCTGGCACAGAAGCCCGTGCAGGACGACAACATTAGTGAAGAAGTGAAATTGGAGGAACAAGCAGAGGAGAGCCTGGAAGATGATGGTGATGCATTTGATTTCGATGAAGAGTCAAATCAAATACTAGAATCTGATGAAAAATGTGATGGAGATGAAGCTGATACACAAAGAGAAGAGGGTGATGGAGCAAATGGTGCTGCTGGAAAAACTGCCCACACGGacaaagctggagagggaacagACAAAATGGAAACCAAAGATGCTTTGACCAAAGGTGAAGTCCTGCAGCATAAAAAAGATGAACCTGAAGGAACAGGGTGCTTGCAAGGGGAAGCGTCAGGGAAAACTGATGTGGAGGAAGATGAAATCAAAGTATCAGATTCTAGTAAACTGGGAAAATTACAGGATGAAGAAGTTTTGGAACAGGTTTTGGAAAGTGCTTTCATTAAGAGGGCTGAAAGCAGGGAGGATTTGCAGGCTGGCAGAAGGAGTAAGGGTAGATCCAGAGATGACTGTACCATCTCCTGAGTTCAGAATCTCAAACCTACGTGAGTTCCATGCCCTGTGACCAGTCCCAGGACACAAACATGCACTTTGCACAAGACATCAGACCTTGGAATACCCTTAGAGCTTTGTCTTTGTAGGTAACTCAGCCTAAAGCATGGATATGGTAATGATGCAAGTATGGTAATGATGCTCTTGTGTTGTACCCAGCCACAAGAAATCGAGACTGTCTCGGGTTGAAAGCTTATCACCTTGTGAGGAAGCTTCACAACTTGACCATTCAAACTATTATGCAATTAAAGTACCTCTAGTGTGGATAGCTGCTCCTGGGGATTtctacaggatttttttttattattctagCCTAGTTGATCAATATCTTGAATGCACATTGGGCCTTTGTGAACTTATGCACATTATGCTTACTTGTACTTCAATCTACAGCAAGCACATTAACTCTTCATGAAGGAACTCAGCCAGATCACCAGTTTCACTGATGGTGAAACTTCTTTCAGAATGATTAAAGCCTATGAACCaatctcttatttttttaacatgaagaaaaaagatattttcattCCACTTTGTGTGTATTTCTTACATGGTCATATTCCAAAATACAGTTAGATCACTGTGAATCTGCTTAGTCTGAGCACTTTGGAAGAGCAATGCACAGTTTGGAGAAAGTGCAACATACAGGTCTTAGTTTGCTGAAAGgaataaatatatacatgtttACTTCATCCAGGCACTTTGCCACTACCACAGTAGGCCTTTTACACCATGTCTTGCatggtgtttttattttttccagagaaagtGTCAATACACAGTGTAATGTGTGCTTAGGTTTGCTATCAAGTACTGTCAGATATCAATAtataaaatatctatttttccaagaaaaatttttgtttaaaatttgcttattgcattatatattttttgCAAACTCTGATTCTGAAAGAATGTTTTTATCTCTGAAACAAATCTTATCTCTTCCCTTCTGAAAAGAAGATAACTTTGCATGTCTTAACTCTTGCTGGATATCAGACCAAAGAGGACTGTTGTTTTGTGTACTAGCCCCACTGTGGCTTTTGGAAAAGCTGGGTTGCTTTGAGTTGCTGGCATAAATTAGGCTCTTGGACTCCCTTGCTGTATTTCCTCTTGCATCTCTGCTAGTGCTTGGGAAGAGAGCATGTTTTGCAtatataaatattcatttaaagTGTTAAGCAGTGCATGTCCCAAGGGAATGCAGATCGAGGGGGGTTCGAGGGGGGGTTCGGGCTGTGGAAGGCTGAGTTTGTGTTGATGTTACAAAGTTGTCAGAGCGCAGACAGACTGCAAAATTGGAAGATGTATATCAAAATGTACTGCTgtatataatttaaataaacatattttatacTTTAAAATACCTGTCCAGAGCACTGTTTCTAAACCTGCACAAGGAGTTATTTAAACCTGTATCATTTCAACAccatttttctgcagctgttgtTCAATTTATTACCTTGTGCTACGTAGCTACAAGAGCCATCTCCCTAGGACTGGGCAGCCTCGGGGTTTGAGCACCTTGAATATGTGATGGCACCTTAACTGTAGAGCTCTAACAGGTCTGTAACCCTGTAACTCCTTTCATGTGGCTTCTCTCCAACTTACAGCAGATCCACCGTGGTTTCTGTAAGTATTGGCAGTTGTTCCTAAGGGTTTACTCTAGATGCTAATCCAAAAAGTCATAGATCTTATAAGCATTTCTTATTAGCATGTAGCAGTGTTTATTTAAAGATTTGGCTGTGCTATACTCTCAACAGTAATATGTGGTTTAATGTTGGAAGTGGGTTTTAATTGGTAAATAGACTTAAACAGATCATTAAGTGGTCTTACCGGGCTTCACCTGTACTGTGGATGGATCTATCAGAGTCAAATTAGGCAACGTGCCATTATATCCCGTGTTTCTTACGAGttcatttctgattttcacTAGTTTTTCCACTTCCAAAGAAAAGACAGCATCTTTAAGAGAATTCCTTTTTAAAGCCATATCACAGGAGCAGAAACACCTCCAATCTTACCTGTCCATGCACCAGCTTGGATCCCACTCCCAGTGTAACTGGGAACAAGACCATGGAGAGGCAGTGCAGCGTAGCTGTTGTGCCAGAAATCCACCCTGGAATGTTGAAAACGAGAATGTGACCCAAGGATGAATCTTTGTCTTCCAGAATAACCCCAAATGCTCGCTGGGTTTTCTGGTCATCACCTAGTGGCACATAAATGCTGTAGCCCAGGTCTGTGCATATCAGAGCTAGCCTGAAATCCTTTCAAAAGCAGTATCTCAAGAAACTTACTTGATAAAAAAGGGGAATAAATAGTGCAAAGGTCTTGGTCAATATCTTCTTTGCTATAGAGAAGAACAGTCCTCCTGTGCTCCTCAAAAGCAGTACTGCAAGCTGGTGTCTTCCAAATCCTGTGCTGTTCCTGGCAGCACCCCTCTTCTGAGAAAGACAGGAAAGCATTTTCTCATCATCCAAAATAGATGGACAGATCTGGAGAAGGAGCATTGCCCAACCTGCTTCTGACAGCTGGATTCTTGCAGGCTGTTCTGAATAGCTGCTTGGGGCTGGGATTTCATGGGATGTCTTTCCATCCTCCAAGACCAGTTTATCCCTTTCATTTACATCATGGTTCATTATTTCCTGGGCCACACATCGTGTAAATCACACAGGTAAAACCAGCAGCCTCCCATCCCATGCTCCCCTCTTAGTGGAAAGCCATGGAGGATGGATGTGTGGCTGGTTTGGGAATGTTTGGGCCACTGGGGGGGCAGCACCTGAGTAAGCAATGCCTGGAGTCACCTGCAGTGCCGAGGCAGTGAGATCAGATCAGTCACTGGACttgggagctgtggcagcaccGTGCTCaccctgctgtgtcctgctcccTCACAGGCCCCATCTCCTCCTCGGCCTCTGTAAACTCTGTGGCCATGAACTGGTGCAGTGAGTACCCTGGGAATCACCTTCCCAAAGTGAAGTGAGGTGAATGTCACACTCTGATTATTCACTGGAGCATCTTTCTATGTGGAGTAAGGTTAATGACTGTTACAGATGAGAATTTTAATTAGCTGCTTCCTGTCCTGATTCAATAGACTGTTCTTTGCTGCCTGTTCTCAAGGTCCTCAGATTCGGTGGAAAAATATCTCGTAAATGCAAAATCAAGGTGACCCTGCAGAGTAAGTTTTCTGTGTTAATGTGGGGGTTTAAGATAAGTGAAACCCAAGAGGCCCTCATCTCGACAGGCAGAATATGAATGGCAATTTAAGCAAActaattttttccctgctgcctgcatgtCCCAATGGGGTGCACAGATGTCTGTAATGAGGGCAGAGAGAACTGAGGGTGAGATCAAACTTGACAGTTCACCCCAAAATGCATCCTTTTTGCAGGAAAAGGGCTTTGGGGAACCCAGTGTCCTTCCTCACTGGAAGCTGGAAGAGGTCTCCTTTCTTCAGGCAGGCAGGTTTCACCCCACAGCAGTGGTTGTGTTAATGAAAGTCACAACTAAATTATTTCCAGGATCAAAGTGTGTTACTTGGCCCTTTTGGAGTCAATACATTTGGGCTAATTTTGTAGTGGCCTAAAGGTTTCCTGCTGCACCAGTCCTCATTCTCTTTCCAATCCTTGGAACTCCATTTCTTAATCTTTGCTGGCCTGTAAATCCCAACACAGTCTCTTGAGTCCAAGTATCTCCAAGCTGTTTGCTGCTCTTGCTTTCTTCATTggcctttgtttttcttccatatCTTTCATCTTTTGCAGAATTTTTGTCTtaagttttctttccttcccataTAGATCTGTgaaattgttttattgttttgaaGGGGTTTATACTCAGAAATTTTGGTTGTGGGTGATATTTACCAAAAAAGTGGGTTCgggtcttttttgttttttcatatcAGTGCTCAGGTGAAACAATGTTGGGTGTGTTACAAAtggatgaaaaacaaaaagaatagGACTTCAGGAGGTTCAAAATTAATCCATAGATCTGCTGAACTGGGATCTCACGCTCAGATCTGTATTTGGGTATTGCATCAGAAGCCAAGGTAAAGGTTTTATTCCATGCTCTGGAGTGGGACTATATGGGGGGGTGTATTCCCAGGAGGGGAATGACATACTGTATTAATGTCTGCTGTACTTCCATTGGGAAGCCAGTTTCCACCATGACTTGATTCAATACAGACTCTTGATTCCCTTTAAGTGCGTGTgctaacaagaaaaaaaggaagaaccACAAGACTTTGGCCTTTTCAGGAGTTGTCATCAAAGaagaaatggtatttttaaagctcttcAAAAAACTTTGagtctctctctctcagcaGAATTTACCTGGTAAAAGCCCACCAGGCTCTTATGTGTAATTTACCTTGCTTTCCTAAGTTTAAGAAAAGATCTTTTCCTTGAGTGACCTTTGGATTTTAACCATTTGATCAGCAGGCCAGACCTCAGCTGTGGAGttgagctctgagcagcctgggctctgcactgctggcaAGGGAGGCCAGCTGAACAAACCTGCAGTGAGACCCAGCTGAGGTCAACAGATCCTCTCCTAATGGGTGCATTTGAATGTGATGTTGCAGCATGCTCCTGCCTGAGGTGTACCTGAACAAACGGAGCTTGTTAATTAATGAGGTCATTTGGGTGGTAAGAAAATGTGCTTTCTCACATTGCAGCCCTtaatggggaaggaaaaaaaggaaatgattTGGTTGCTTACTTTGTAGTTCTTTTTCCCAGCTGTCTCATTCTGTAGAGTGCACTTTATTAATGAAGGCTGCACATACCCATACTTCCAAGTCTAAATGTAGGACAACAGTTGTGCAGATTGTCCATTTCCTCTTGATGTTTGACCTGGAGAATTGactctgcagagaaaacaaTGTTTTACCAGACTGCTGCGttcaaaacacaaataatttgACGGGCCAATGTTTTTCTGGTCATAATGTTGGAGCTAAAATGTCACTGCCATGTAAAAGAAGGGAAGAGTTAAAAAGTGCTGAGAATGTGCTTAGCTGTGATTATAGGTGTTTACAGTATTGTCATTGTGTTAAACTGTCAAGATGTTGTGAGATTTTGTGTTGCAGTTGTGCTTGACCCTAGAGTTCTTGCATGCTAACCTAACGTAGAAGATTAGCCTCTTTGCATGCAGCTGGCTGCTGGGACAAGCATGTTCTGTGAGAATGCCATaactgccctggctgcagccccctcccagccccgtCCGGGCCTCGTGTCCTGTGGTACGTGCCCTCACTCCCCCTTCAGTAGCCACTAACCTGAACGGGTCAGGCTCGTGCCTCAGATGCGCTCCCCGTGCGCCGCTCGATCAGCCAGCTCTGACCTCTGCCTTTTCTCTTCCAGACAGGCTGAAAAAGCTCATCGATGAACGGGAGTCCTTGCTAGACCAGGTAATCACAGGGCGAGTGAAGAGCAGTAAATGGTTAAGGAAATGGAAATAGCCCACACACGAGGTgtagagcagcagtgctgtggtcaGGTTGCTCTTGCTGAGGACTTGCTGCCTTTTCTGGCCACTCTGTTCTTTCTCCAGAACATTCCTCCTGTATGTTAACTCAGGATACACAGAAGATATGACCCAGTGTGCCTCTTATTTATGAATAGTAATCCTTCAGATCGGCCAAGCCCAAGGGAAAAACAGGCATGGCTTGGAAATTGTAGAAGCAAATTTTCTTTCCGAGAGTAAGCCCTCCCCTCTGCTGGGTCTGTGGGTAAATGGGCCATTTGGAAAGGTTTGTTGGAGGAACTGCAGATGGGTAAAGAGCAATTAAAG
Protein-coding sequences here:
- the LRRFIP1 gene encoding leucine-rich repeat flightless-interacting protein 1 isoform X29, with protein sequence MYSPEGVRRAVGIFRGCSPSSGTQRRRGGAFREDAGGFRGRCAPSPGAPSALPRARLPLPARSPLRPRAAPGASGRAPPPQTAGAMDAAADCLSPAAQQQAEARLAAKRAARAEAREIRMKELERQQKEIYQVQKKYYGLDTKWGDIEQWMEDSERYSRRARRNASASDEDERMSVGSRGSLRASVYEESVYSGSRRYSAPSSRAIEERPEKDFEKGARTVSSLSAATLASLGGTSSRRGSGDTSISADTEASIREIKDIYELKDQIQDVEGKYMQGLKELKDSLAEVEEKYKKAMVSNAQLDNEKTNFMYQVDTLKDALLELEEQLAESRRQYEEKSKEFEREKHAHSILQFQFMEIKEALKQREEMLAKHGIIPDSDIATNGDTSDILDNEGHLDSSRPAPGTTQALKPGGEGMLGKANEVEMKNEILEDVGKREILQNTEHEEHKEESEEEEEAQPLHAAENAKAEHMVEERDAPPTVMIPESRCAEQGQSLTAPVSGSASSNSDSDTDGLGEVTESRGTAVQQPESTEAERTNENLELGSPQGHQIFETPQEMFCDSGTEQEVGEAAPNQEEQEDLVLSSHSLSDNEMAEGSDSTSESSELVSNQAGLPEGAVAGLLREEGNVESSTPGEAQHSEESAENKAANVLEEKFVDCTDGKSDKTADDRAEEEDEAGNTVQGLPRETESVGLQGTEPHERDVPAEALEKEGGEHQAPIQPASSEDSPSAPPEEPSTQGKTEDEMATAEKDGQKEELMEELEKRSGSTEAGEQGVASVETGGCIPKGMGSELQQAQPGTEAETEVTTQETHLDPSLLGDEIKKSGLETGDEAEEGQESRMEWAEDLNPKVEVQTSQCSEEMAGGPEGEKNIPLEGEVQKVVKQAEGECKEESGVGVTAATENKASKETLKENEQEVELADHPGGEFASEEGVSNALAQKSLQNDDISEQVTLEEDVNNSLAQEPVQDENIGVQVKLEEGVNNSVAQEPVQDENIGVQVNLEEGVNNSVAQEPVQDENISVQVKLEEGVNNSLAQKPVQDDNISEEVKLEEQAEESLEDDGDAFDFDEESNQILESDEKCDGDEADTQREEGDGANGAAGKTAHTDKAGEGTDKMETKDALTKGEVLQHKKDEPEGTGCLQGEASGKTDVEEDEIKVSDSSKLGKLQDEEVLEQVLESAFIKRAESREDLQAGRRSKGRSRDDCTIS